The region CAGTTTTCTATATGCCTTACTGGCGCTGGTGTGCGGCGTGCTCCATGCACAGGAACAATCCCATGTCCTTGAGCTGGAGTCATTGAAGACGCCTCCCGCCTCTCCTGCGCAATTGCAGCTGCCAATCGAATCGTGGCAAACGCCCCAGGGAAGCCAGGTGCTGTTTCTACGCAGCCCGAAGCTACCAATGTTCGATGTGCGAGTCGTGTTCGACGCAGGCAGCGCTAGGGACGATGGCGCGTCAGGACTTGCTCAGCTCACCACCGGCATGCTCGATGAGGGAACAACTCAGCGCGATGACCTGCAGATTGCCGAGGAATTTGACGAAATCGGTGCAAAATTCCAAAAATCAGTTCATCTCGACTACACCTACGTGAGCGTGCGTAGCCTCAGCTCAGGGCCGCACCGTGCCAAGGCAGTGGCGTTGTTAGCCGAGGTATTAGGTCAACCGCAGTTTGCCGAAGACAAGTTGCAACTGATCAAAGATCAGATGAACAGCCTGTCCGCGCGAAACAAAGATTACGCCATGACCAAAGCGCTCTCGCAGCTGTATGCGCATACCTATGCCGGTCACCCCTATGCCACGCCCAAGCTTGGTACACCGCAGACGCTTGAAACATTGAAAATCGCCGACCTCCAGGCATTTCATCAACATGCGTTCAACGCAGAAAACGCACTGATCACCCTGGTTGGCGACCTCACTCAAGAGCAGGCCCGGGATATCGCCACCCAACTGTCCACTGCCTTGCCTGGAGGCACGGCCCTGCCGCCGCTGCAGAAACCGGCAACGTTCGAGCCGGAGATCTATCACATCGCACACCCCGGTGCTCAATCACTCCTGCTATTGGCCATACCTGGGGTCGGTATCGATCATCCCGATGCGCCGGCACTGACCTTGGCTAACCTGATACTCGGTGGTGGATCAACGTCTCGACTCTTCGAGCAACTGCGCACCCAACGCGGCTTGACCTACAGCGCCAGCTCTCACCTGCTGCAACCGACTGGCACCGGGATCTGGGTGTTCAATACTCAAGTTCAAGCCAAATACCAGGAGGGCGCCGTTGCGCTGCTCGAAGAGTTGTTGCAGGAGTACGCCGACAATGGCCCGACTGAACAAGAATTCACCGATGCCAAGAACAAATTGCGCGGTGTCTACCTTCGAGAATCGGTAAGCAATGAACAGCTCAGTCAGATTCTGATGCGTATAGGCGTGCATCAGTTGCCACTGGACTACCGCCAAGCGTTCATCGCGCACGTTCAGGCACTGACACTGGATGAGCTGAACGTCGCCTTGAAAAAACACCTCAAGCTCGACAAGCTGGTGCGGATCAGCGTCGGCCCTACAGGCGAGCAGCATCCCTTACCCGAGCAGCCGGCGGGTTGATTGCAGCGAAGTTCAGGGACCCGGCATACACTAACTTGTAACAAGATTTGTGAGTACGCCGCAATGTCTTCATCTGCGCCCAGCCCCTTCACGCCCGCCCGGGGGCTGGGCAACCCACACCTGCAGACATTGTGGGGGCCGCTCTGGCGCAAGTCGGCTGTCTTGTCTCGTCAGCGCGAGCGGCTCTGGTTGGCCGACGGAGACTTTCTCGACCTCGACTGGCATGGGCCGCACAGCGCTGATGCGCCGCTGGTACTGTTACTCCATGGTTTGACCGGGTCGTCCAACTCACCCTACGTGATCGGTTTGCAGCGTTGCCTTGCGGCGCGAGGCTGGGCCAGCGTGGCCTTGAACTGGCGTGGCTGTTCTGGTGAGCCCAACCTTCTTGCACGCAGCTATCACTCTGGCGCCAGCGAAGACCTGGCCGAAGCAATCGCGCATCTGCGCAGCAGTCGTCCGTTGGCACCGATCTACGCGGTCGGCTACTCATTGGGCGGTAATGTGCTGCTCAAGCATCTGGGTGAGGTAGGTTCGGCGAGCCAGGTGCAGGCAGCGGTGGCAGTGTCGGTTCCGTTTCGCCTGGACCAATGCGCCGACCGAATTGGCCTGGGTTTTTCGCGGGTTTACCAGGCGCATTTCATGCGCGCCATGCTCGCGTATGTGAAAGATAAGCAGCGTCACTTCCAACACCACGGCCACCAGGAGGGACTGGCAGCCCTGGATCGCCTGGGACCGCTGGAGAACCTGCGTACCTTCTGGGACTTCGATGGCAAGGTCACTGCGCCACTCAATGGCTTTATCGACGCCAAGGACTATTACCGCAGGGCATCGAGCCGCTATTACCTGGGCGAAAACCGCACGCCCACGTTGATAATCCATTCCAGCGATGACCCTTTCGTGTTCAGCCATAGCTTGCCTGAGGCGAAAGAGTTGGCGCCGAAGACCACCTTGGAGTTGCACTCGCGCGGTGGTCATGTCGGCTTTGTCGATGGCAGCGTACGGGATCCCGGCTATTACCTGGAAAGACGCATTCCGCAGTGGCTGGCAGACCTGTGAACCCTAATCCCCGGTGGCTACAGGGCGCTGGTTGTCGGTAATCCACTCACTCCATGACCCTGCATACAACTTTCCAAGCGGATACCCCGCCAGCGACAAGGCAAACAGGTTATGGCAAGCCGTCACACCTGAACCGCAGTAGGCAACCAGCTGCTCTGGCGCGCGCGTGCCAAATTTTTCGGCAAAGCGCTTTTTGAGCTGCTCAGCAGCCAGGAAGCGACCGTCCGGGCCCAGGTTGTCGGTGAAAGCTGCGCATTGCGCGCCGGGAATATGCCCGGCAACAGGATCAATAGGTTCCACTTCGCCGCGAAAACGCGGGAGACCGCGGGCATCAAGCAGGGTCAGGTCGGCCTGGCCCAGGCGTTGTGCCAACCGCGTGGCATCAAGCACCATTGCAGGATCAGGTTCGCCTCTGAAAGTACCTTCGCGTTTGACCGGTGCGTCCAGGCTCAGCGGCAACCCTGCTGCGTGCCACGCCTTGAGGCCACCATCGAGAATCGACACGCCGCTACGCTTGCCAAGCCAGGCGAGCAGCCACCAGGCACGCGCAGCGAAGGCACCGGGACCGTCGTCGTACAGAACGACTTCGCTGTCGTTGTCGATGCCCCAGTCTTGCAGACGCTCGACCAAGCGCTCTGGGTCGGGCAATGGATGGCGACCCGTCACGCCCTTGATGATCGGACCACTGAGGTCGCGTTCAAGGTCGGCAAAATGCGCACCGGCAATATGCCCCTCAGCATAACTACGCTGACCATAGTCGATATCTTCCAGGGCAAAGCGGCAATCGAGAATCACCAGCTCCGGCGCCTCCAGGCGTTCGGCCAATTGCTGGGCAGTGATCAGTTGCGCGAGGGGCATGACAGTCTCCTGAACGATTGAACGGATAGGGCCTGGGCTTTATTGCTCCAGTGCCTGGTTTAGCGATACGTAAAATTCCTGGCACAAGGCGTCCACCGCAGGGCGAGCTTGTGCTGTAACAAAACCGAGCTCCAGGACCAGTACCTGGTAGATACCTCGCTTGAAGGCGTCTTCACTGAGGTAGGCCGAACTTTCCCGGGTAGTACAAAGAAACCGTACCCAGGAGGTCAGCACAATCCAGGCATTGAGTGTCAGCGACTCGATCTGCACGGCATCCATGGCCACAAGCCCAGCCTCCACGAAACCACGGTAGATTGCCTGGCCCTGGATCAAGCTGCGCTGGGAAAAACGTCGATAACGGGCCGCCAGCTCTTTGTCACTGTCGAGCAGGTGTTCAAGGTCCCGGTGCAAAAAGCGATAGTCCCACATCGCCGCTAACAGCTCCTTGAGGTAGAAACGCTTGTCGGCAACCGTGGCAACGCGATCTTGCGGTGGACGCAAAAAGCTCTCCACCTGCTCTTCGTACTGACTGAAGAGCACGGCAATGATTTCCTGCTTATTGGCGAAGTGGTAGTACAGATTTCCGGGAGAGATCTCCATATGCGCTGCAATGTGATTGGTGCTGACGCTGCGCTCGCCCTGCTGGTTGAACAGTTCCAGACTGGTCTGCACGATGCGGTCGCGGGTCTTGATGCGCGGGGCCATGATCAGTTCCAG is a window of Pseudomonas sp. DG56-2 DNA encoding:
- a CDS encoding pitrilysin family protein is translated as MNKITSSFLYALLALVCGVLHAQEQSHVLELESLKTPPASPAQLQLPIESWQTPQGSQVLFLRSPKLPMFDVRVVFDAGSARDDGASGLAQLTTGMLDEGTTQRDDLQIAEEFDEIGAKFQKSVHLDYTYVSVRSLSSGPHRAKAVALLAEVLGQPQFAEDKLQLIKDQMNSLSARNKDYAMTKALSQLYAHTYAGHPYATPKLGTPQTLETLKIADLQAFHQHAFNAENALITLVGDLTQEQARDIATQLSTALPGGTALPPLQKPATFEPEIYHIAHPGAQSLLLLAIPGVGIDHPDAPALTLANLILGGGSTSRLFEQLRTQRGLTYSASSHLLQPTGTGIWVFNTQVQAKYQEGAVALLEELLQEYADNGPTEQEFTDAKNKLRGVYLRESVSNEQLSQILMRIGVHQLPLDYRQAFIAHVQALTLDELNVALKKHLKLDKLVRISVGPTGEQHPLPEQPAG
- a CDS encoding TetR/AcrR family transcriptional regulator, encoding MAPRIKTRDRIVQTSLELFNQQGERSVSTNHIAAHMEISPGNLYYHFANKQEIIAVLFSQYEEQVESFLRPPQDRVATVADKRFYLKELLAAMWDYRFLHRDLEHLLDSDKELAARYRRFSQRSLIQGQAIYRGFVEAGLVAMDAVQIESLTLNAWIVLTSWVRFLCTTRESSAYLSEDAFKRGIYQVLVLELGFVTAQARPAVDALCQEFYVSLNQALEQ
- a CDS encoding sulfurtransferase, yielding MPLAQLITAQQLAERLEAPELVILDCRFALEDIDYGQRSYAEGHIAGAHFADLERDLSGPIIKGVTGRHPLPDPERLVERLQDWGIDNDSEVVLYDDGPGAFAARAWWLLAWLGKRSGVSILDGGLKAWHAAGLPLSLDAPVKREGTFRGEPDPAMVLDATRLAQRLGQADLTLLDARGLPRFRGEVEPIDPVAGHIPGAQCAAFTDNLGPDGRFLAAEQLKKRFAEKFGTRAPEQLVAYCGSGVTACHNLFALSLAGYPLGKLYAGSWSEWITDNQRPVATGD
- a CDS encoding hydrolase, which codes for MSSSAPSPFTPARGLGNPHLQTLWGPLWRKSAVLSRQRERLWLADGDFLDLDWHGPHSADAPLVLLLHGLTGSSNSPYVIGLQRCLAARGWASVALNWRGCSGEPNLLARSYHSGASEDLAEAIAHLRSSRPLAPIYAVGYSLGGNVLLKHLGEVGSASQVQAAVAVSVPFRLDQCADRIGLGFSRVYQAHFMRAMLAYVKDKQRHFQHHGHQEGLAALDRLGPLENLRTFWDFDGKVTAPLNGFIDAKDYYRRASSRYYLGENRTPTLIIHSSDDPFVFSHSLPEAKELAPKTTLELHSRGGHVGFVDGSVRDPGYYLERRIPQWLADL